One genomic window of Niveibacterium sp. SC-1 includes the following:
- a CDS encoding acyl-CoA carboxylase subunit beta: MHDIIRQLEAKREAARQGGGEKRIAAQHAKGKLTARERIGLLLDEGSFEEWDMFKEHRCVDFGMAEQAVPGDGVVTGYGTVNGRLVFVYSQDFTVFGGSLSEAHAEKICKILDQATKVGAPVIGLNDSGGARIQEGVASLGGYAEVFQRNVLASGVVPQLSLIMGPCAGGAVYSPAMTDFIFMVRDTSYMFVTGPEVVKTVTHEEVSAEDLGGALSHTTRSGVADLAYENDIEALLATRRLIDFLPANNRAGVPVRPTQDASDRMDASLDSLIPDHPNKPYDMHELIVKVVDEGDFFEIQPDFAKNIIVGFARMEGRTVGIVANQPMVLAGCLDIKSSIKAARFVRFCDAFSIPVLTFVDVPGFMPGTAQEYGGIIKHGAKLLYAYAECTVPKVTVITRKAYGGAYDVMSSKHLRGDVNFAWPSAEIAVMGPKGAVEIIFREEKGDPEKLAAREQEYRTKFANPFIAGHRGYIDDVIMPHETRKRICRSLAMLRDKKLENPWRKHGNIPL; the protein is encoded by the coding sequence ATGCACGACATCATTCGCCAACTCGAGGCCAAGCGCGAAGCCGCGCGGCAGGGCGGCGGCGAGAAGCGCATCGCCGCGCAGCATGCCAAGGGCAAGCTCACTGCGCGCGAGCGCATCGGGCTGCTGCTGGACGAGGGCAGCTTCGAGGAATGGGACATGTTCAAGGAGCACCGCTGCGTTGACTTCGGCATGGCCGAGCAGGCGGTGCCGGGCGATGGCGTGGTGACGGGCTATGGCACGGTCAACGGCCGGCTGGTGTTCGTGTATTCACAAGACTTCACCGTGTTCGGCGGCTCGCTCTCCGAGGCGCACGCCGAGAAGATCTGCAAGATCCTCGATCAGGCGACCAAGGTCGGCGCGCCTGTGATCGGGCTCAACGATTCGGGCGGCGCCCGCATCCAGGAAGGCGTGGCTTCGCTCGGCGGCTATGCCGAGGTCTTCCAGCGCAACGTACTGGCCTCGGGCGTGGTGCCGCAGCTCTCGCTGATCATGGGGCCTTGTGCGGGCGGCGCGGTTTATTCGCCCGCGATGACCGACTTCATCTTCATGGTCCGCGACACCTCCTACATGTTCGTGACCGGGCCCGAGGTGGTGAAGACGGTGACGCATGAAGAGGTGAGTGCCGAGGATCTCGGCGGCGCGCTCTCGCACACCACCCGCTCTGGCGTCGCTGATCTTGCTTACGAGAACGACATCGAGGCGCTGCTCGCGACCCGTCGCCTCATCGATTTCCTGCCGGCGAACAACCGCGCCGGTGTGCCGGTGCGACCGACGCAGGACGCGTCGGACCGGATGGACGCCTCGCTCGATTCGCTGATTCCGGACCACCCCAACAAGCCCTACGACATGCACGAGTTGATCGTGAAGGTGGTCGACGAGGGCGACTTCTTCGAGATCCAGCCCGACTTTGCCAAGAACATCATCGTGGGCTTTGCGCGCATGGAAGGACGCACGGTCGGGATCGTCGCGAACCAGCCGATGGTGCTGGCGGGTTGCCTCGACATCAAGAGCTCGATCAAGGCCGCCCGCTTCGTGCGCTTCTGCGATGCCTTCAGCATTCCGGTGCTGACCTTCGTCGACGTACCCGGCTTCATGCCTGGCACCGCGCAGGAATACGGCGGCATCATCAAGCACGGCGCCAAGCTGCTCTACGCCTACGCCGAATGCACGGTGCCCAAGGTAACGGTGATCACCCGCAAGGCCTACGGCGGCGCCTACGACGTGATGAGCTCCAAGCATCTGCGCGGCGATGTGAACTTCGCCTGGCCCAGTGCGGAGATCGCGGTGATGGGCCCCAAAGGCGCGGTGGAGATCATCTTCCGGGAGGAGAAGGGCGACCCCGAGAAACTCGCTGCGCGCGAACAGGAATACCGGACCAAGTTCGCCAACCCCTTCATCGCGGGCCATCGCGGCTACATCGACGACGTGATCATGCCGCATGAGACGCGCAAGCGGATCTGTCGTTCGCTCGCGATGCTGCGCGACAAGAAGCTGGAAAACCCCTGGCGCAAGCACGGCAACATTCCGCTCTGA
- the meaB gene encoding methylmalonyl Co-A mutase-associated GTPase MeaB codes for MKPSDSEPMDEALAQAVCDGDRRALARAITLVESTLPEHAARAQALLARLLPHTGKALRVGLSGVPGVGKSTFIESFGLHLTAAGHRVAVLAVDPSSRVSGGSILGDKTRMEGLARDGAAFIRPSPAAGTLGGVAARTREVMLLAEASGYDVVIIETVGVGQSETAVADLCDAFVLLQLPNAGDELQAMKKGVVELADIIAINKRDIDPAASARAAQALRTATHLLAGSAGVPVLEISALKREGIAELWDAVQVFVAREKDDGRFELRRSRQALAWLEDEVQRALRARFEAHPAVREVLQPYRAAVAQGELTPTQAAADLLRRFEI; via the coding sequence ATGAAGCCGAGCGATAGCGAGCCGATGGACGAAGCGCTCGCGCAGGCCGTGTGCGATGGGGATCGCCGCGCCCTCGCACGCGCGATCACGCTGGTGGAGTCGACCTTGCCCGAGCATGCCGCACGCGCGCAAGCGCTGTTGGCGCGGCTCCTTCCTCATACCGGCAAGGCCTTGCGGGTTGGTCTTTCCGGCGTGCCGGGCGTGGGCAAGTCCACCTTCATCGAGAGCTTCGGCCTGCACCTGACTGCGGCCGGGCATCGCGTCGCGGTGTTGGCGGTGGACCCGAGCTCGCGGGTGTCGGGCGGCTCCATCCTGGGTGACAAGACGCGCATGGAAGGCCTCGCGCGCGACGGTGCGGCCTTCATTCGCCCGTCTCCGGCCGCAGGAACGCTCGGTGGCGTGGCGGCTCGCACGCGCGAGGTGATGCTGCTGGCCGAGGCGTCAGGCTACGACGTCGTCATCATCGAGACGGTGGGGGTCGGCCAGAGCGAGACTGCCGTGGCGGATCTCTGCGACGCCTTCGTCCTCCTGCAACTGCCCAATGCCGGTGACGAGCTGCAGGCGATGAAAAAGGGTGTCGTGGAGCTGGCCGACATCATCGCGATCAACAAGCGGGACATCGACCCGGCTGCCAGCGCCCGGGCGGCACAGGCCTTGCGCACGGCGACACATCTGCTGGCGGGCTCCGCCGGGGTGCCGGTGCTGGAGATCTCGGCACTCAAGCGCGAGGGCATTGCTGAGCTCTGGGATGCCGTGCAGGTGTTTGTCGCCCGAGAGAAAGATGACGGACGCTTCGAGCTGCGCCGCAGCCGCCAAGCACTCGCCTGGCTGGAAGACGAAGTGCAGCGCGCTTTGCGCGCGCGCTTCGAGGCGCATCCGGCGGTGCGTGAAGTGCTGCAGCCCTACCGCGCCGCCGTGGCCCAGGGCGAACTGACCCCCACACAGGCGGCAGCCGATCTGCTGCGCCGATTTGAAATCTGA
- the scpA gene encoding methylmalonyl-CoA mutase gives MAQDDSAQHYRTSADLADWEAAARRSAPQGDMDALNWLTSEGLRVKPLYTAADIADLPHTDTLPGFAPYVRGPQATMYAGRPWTIRQYAGFSTAEESNAFYRRALAAGGQGVSVAFDLATHRGYDSDHPRVEGDVGKAGVAVDSVEDMKILFDGIPLDEVSVSMTMNGAVLPVLAAYIVAAEEQGVAAEKLSGTIQNDILKEFMVRNTYIYPPGPSMRIVADIIAHTAQHMPRFNSISISGYHMQEAGANQALELAFTLADGMEYVRAAIARGLGVDAFAGRLSFFFAIGMNFYLEIAKLRAARLLWHRIMSRFGAKDPKSLMLRTHCQTSGWSLTEQDPYNNVVRTTIEALAAVFGGTQSLHTNALDEAIALPTEFSARIARNTQLLIQEESQICKVVDPWAGSYMMETLTQEMADKAWALIEEVEGLGGMTRAVESGWAKLQIERSAAEKQARIDSGRDVIVGVNKYRPETADALPVREIDNSAVRAQQLARLAQLRSVRDPRAVSAALTALGNAARDGTGNLLALSVEAMRARATVGEVSEALAAVWGRHVASTQAVSGIYGAVVSEDERWSAMQREVAGFAAAEGRRPRLLVAKLGQDGHDRGAKVIASAFADLGFDVDIGPLFATPEEVARQAIENDVHTVGISTLAAGHKTLVPQLIAALKAQGAGDVVVVVGGVVPQQDYAALHAAGVACVFGPGTPVESAARDTLAAIRAALRVGR, from the coding sequence ATGGCGCAGGACGACAGCGCGCAGCACTACAGGACATCGGCCGATCTCGCAGACTGGGAAGCCGCGGCGCGCCGCTCCGCGCCCCAGGGCGACATGGACGCGCTGAACTGGCTTACGAGCGAAGGCCTGAGGGTCAAGCCGCTCTACACCGCGGCCGACATCGCCGACCTGCCGCACACCGACACCTTGCCCGGCTTCGCGCCCTACGTGCGTGGCCCGCAGGCCACCATGTACGCCGGGCGGCCTTGGACCATCCGCCAGTACGCGGGCTTCTCCACCGCGGAGGAGTCGAACGCCTTCTACCGACGTGCGCTTGCCGCGGGCGGTCAGGGCGTCTCGGTCGCCTTCGACCTCGCGACGCATCGCGGCTATGACTCCGATCATCCGCGGGTGGAAGGCGACGTCGGCAAAGCGGGTGTCGCGGTGGATTCCGTGGAGGACATGAAGATCCTCTTCGACGGCATTCCGCTGGACGAAGTCTCCGTGTCCATGACCATGAACGGTGCGGTGCTGCCGGTGCTGGCGGCCTACATCGTGGCGGCGGAAGAGCAGGGCGTTGCCGCGGAGAAACTCTCGGGGACCATCCAGAACGACATCCTCAAGGAGTTCATGGTCCGCAACACCTACATCTATCCGCCCGGGCCCTCGATGCGGATCGTCGCGGACATCATCGCGCACACGGCGCAGCACATGCCGCGCTTCAATTCGATCAGCATTTCCGGCTACCACATGCAGGAAGCCGGCGCGAACCAGGCGCTGGAGCTGGCCTTCACCCTGGCCGACGGCATGGAGTATGTACGCGCGGCCATCGCCCGTGGCCTGGGTGTGGACGCCTTCGCCGGGCGCCTGTCCTTCTTCTTCGCCATCGGGATGAACTTCTATCTCGAGATCGCGAAGCTGCGCGCCGCGCGCCTCCTGTGGCACCGGATCATGAGCCGCTTCGGTGCGAAGGATCCGAAGTCGCTGATGCTGCGCACGCATTGCCAGACCTCCGGCTGGTCGCTCACCGAGCAGGACCCGTACAACAACGTCGTACGCACCACGATCGAGGCGCTGGCCGCGGTCTTTGGCGGCACGCAGTCCCTGCACACGAACGCGCTGGATGAAGCCATCGCGCTCCCCACTGAATTCTCGGCCCGCATCGCCCGCAACACACAGCTCCTGATCCAGGAGGAGAGCCAGATCTGCAAGGTGGTCGATCCTTGGGCCGGCTCCTACATGATGGAGACGCTCACGCAGGAAATGGCCGACAAAGCCTGGGCCCTGATCGAGGAAGTCGAGGGTCTCGGCGGCATGACACGTGCGGTTGAGTCGGGCTGGGCCAAGCTGCAGATCGAGCGCAGCGCGGCCGAGAAGCAGGCGCGTATCGATTCGGGGCGCGACGTGATCGTCGGCGTGAACAAGTATCGTCCGGAAACCGCCGATGCCTTGCCGGTGCGGGAGATCGACAACAGCGCAGTGCGCGCGCAGCAGCTGGCGCGTCTCGCGCAACTGCGATCGGTGCGCGATCCCCGGGCCGTCTCTGCCGCGCTCACGGCGCTGGGCAATGCGGCGAGGGACGGCACTGGAAATCTGCTGGCGTTGTCGGTCGAGGCGATGCGTGCACGCGCCACGGTGGGCGAAGTCTCCGAGGCGCTCGCCGCCGTCTGGGGTCGCCATGTGGCCAGCACGCAGGCCGTATCCGGGATCTATGGAGCCGTCGTGAGCGAAGATGAAAGATGGTCGGCGATGCAGCGCGAGGTGGCCGGATTCGCGGCCGCGGAAGGGCGCCGGCCGCGGCTGTTGGTGGCCAAGCTCGGACAGGACGGACACGACCGGGGCGCCAAGGTGATTGCCAGCGCCTTCGCCGACCTCGGCTTCGATGTCGACATCGGCCCGCTCTTCGCCACCCCTGAGGAGGTGGCGCGGCAGGCGATCGAGAACGACGTCCATACCGTGGGCATTTCCACACTGGCGGCCGGCCACAAGACCCTGGTACCCCAGCTCATCGCGGCGCTCAAGGCGCAGGGCGCAGGCGATGTGGTTGTCGTTGTCGGTGGGGTGGTGCCGCAGCAGGACTATGCCGCCCTGCATGCTGCCGGCGTGGCCTGCGTCTTCGGCCCCGGCACGCCGGTGGAGAGCGCGGCACGCGACACACTGGCGGCGATCCGCGCCGCGCTGCGCGTCGGGCGATGA
- a CDS encoding sulfite exporter TauE/SafE family protein: MSFLHIGWLAYLALGLFAGFLAGLLGIGGGAVMVPILVLVFQVAGIAHEHLLHLALGTSMACIIFTAWSSMRAHHAHGAVAWDVVRAFSPGIVMGTIVGTLVAARAPTRGLALFFAVFISLVAIQMALDFKPAAQRELPPQRGLAAVGGLIGFVSALAAIGGGSMTVPYLSWCNVPVRRAIATSAAVGLPIAISGTLGYLWNGWRVGGLPAYSLGYVYLPALVLLVVGSVLTAPFGARLAHRLPVKMLKRLFSLVLVLLAAKMLWSLYA, translated from the coding sequence TTGAGCTTCCTCCATATCGGTTGGCTGGCCTACCTCGCTCTGGGCCTTTTCGCAGGATTCCTTGCCGGATTGCTTGGCATTGGCGGCGGCGCCGTGATGGTGCCCATCCTGGTCCTGGTCTTCCAGGTTGCGGGCATCGCGCACGAGCATCTCCTGCATCTGGCCCTGGGCACATCGATGGCGTGCATCATCTTCACCGCCTGGTCCAGCATGCGGGCGCATCACGCCCACGGCGCCGTTGCATGGGACGTGGTCCGCGCCTTCTCGCCCGGCATCGTGATGGGCACCATCGTCGGTACCTTGGTCGCGGCACGCGCGCCCACCCGCGGACTGGCCTTGTTCTTCGCCGTCTTCATCAGTCTGGTGGCGATCCAGATGGCCCTGGATTTCAAGCCCGCGGCGCAGCGCGAGTTGCCGCCTCAGCGCGGACTCGCGGCAGTGGGCGGCCTGATCGGTTTCGTCTCGGCGCTCGCCGCGATCGGCGGCGGCTCGATGACCGTGCCCTACCTGTCCTGGTGCAACGTGCCGGTGCGCCGGGCGATCGCGACCTCCGCGGCGGTCGGCCTGCCGATCGCGATCAGCGGAACGCTCGGTTATCTGTGGAACGGCTGGCGCGTGGGCGGTTTGCCCGCCTACAGCCTTGGCTACGTGTATCTGCCCGCTCTCGTGTTGCTTGTCGTCGGCTCGGTGCTGACCGCCCCCTTCGGCGCGCGCCTCGCGCATCGCCTGCCGGTGAAGATGCTCAAGCGCCTGTTCTCGCTGGTGCTGGTCCTGCTCGCGGCTAAAATGCTCTGGAGCCTCTACGCCTGA
- a CDS encoding EVE domain-containing protein codes for MRYWLMKSEPDDVSIDDLAAMPKQTVAWYGVRNYQARNFMRDQMEVGDQAFFYHSSCAKPGIAGIVRISKAAYPDVTQFDPKSPYYDPKSTSEDPRWLNVEVKLERKTRLVSLTELRTHPELEQMRVLQKGNRLSITPVDPAEWDFVTRTLIGAP; via the coding sequence ATGCGTTATTGGCTGATGAAGTCCGAACCCGACGACGTGTCCATCGACGATCTCGCGGCCATGCCCAAGCAGACCGTCGCGTGGTACGGCGTACGCAACTACCAGGCGCGCAACTTCATGCGCGACCAGATGGAAGTCGGTGACCAGGCCTTCTTCTATCACTCCTCGTGTGCCAAGCCGGGTATCGCCGGCATCGTGCGCATCAGCAAGGCGGCCTACCCGGACGTCACGCAGTTCGATCCCAAAAGTCCCTACTACGATCCCAAGTCCACGTCCGAGGATCCGCGCTGGCTCAACGTCGAGGTGAAGCTCGAGCGCAAGACGCGTCTCGTCTCGCTGACGGAGTTGCGCACGCATCCGGAACTCGAGCAGATGCGTGTCCTGCAAAAGGGCAATCGCCTGTCGATCACGCCGGTCGATCCTGCCGAGTGGGACTTCGTCACCCGCACGCTCATCGGCGCTCCCTGA
- a CDS encoding IS3 family transposase (programmed frameshift): MGSERYTEEFKVEAVKQVTERGRAVAEVSARLGVSAHSLYQWIKRYGVPAVERTKADADSAEIRRLKNELKRVTEERDILKKGRRVLCQAVRVKYAFIRAHQTQYAVRRMCKVLSVHPSGFYAWRGDAQSVRGQDNHRLRGLIKHAWLESGAVYGYRKIHADLRELGERCGKHRVARLMRCEGLRSQTGYARRRGHYGGRPAIVNPTVLERRFCPEAPNTAWVTDITYIRTLEGWLYLSVVLDLFSRQVVGWSMGSRMHRDLALNALLMALWRRKPAHAVVVHSDQGSQFSRHDWQDFLRQHNLIGSMSRRGNCHDNAVAESFFQLLKRERIRQKIYETREAARRDVFDYIELFYNPKRRHSHADHLSPVEFERRYFDKQQSV; the protein is encoded by the exons ATGGGTAGCGAGCGTTACACGGAAGAATTCAAGGTCGAAGCCGTCAAGCAGGTCACCGAGCGAGGACGTGCGGTCGCGGAGGTGTCTGCGCGGCTGGGCGTGTCGGCGCACAGCCTGTACCAGTGGATCAAGCGCTACGGCGTGCCGGCGGTCGAGCGAACGAAGGCGGATGCCGATAGTGCGGAGATTCGCCGCTTGAAGAACGAGCTCAAGCGGGTCACCGAGGAGCGCGACATCCTAAAAAAGG GCCGCCGCGTACTTTGCCAAGCAGTCCGGGTGAAGTACGCGTTTATCCGGGCCCATCAGACTCAGTACGCGGTGCGCCGGATGTGCAAGGTCCTGAGCGTGCATCCGAGCGGGTTCTATGCGTGGAGGGGCGACGCCCAGAGCGTGCGCGGTCAGGATAATCACCGGCTGCGCGGTCTGATCAAGCACGCGTGGCTCGAATCCGGTGCGGTGTATGGCTACCGCAAGATCCACGCAGACCTGCGCGAACTGGGCGAGCGCTGCGGCAAGCATCGTGTGGCGCGCTTGATGCGCTGCGAGGGACTGCGCTCGCAGACCGGGTACGCGCGCCGCCGCGGGCACTATGGTGGCCGGCCGGCGATCGTCAATCCCACCGTGCTCGAGCGCCGGTTCTGCCCCGAGGCGCCCAACACCGCGTGGGTGACCGATATCACTTACATCCGCACGCTCGAAGGCTGGCTGTATCTATCAGTCGTGCTCGATCTGTTTTCCCGCCAGGTGGTGGGTTGGTCGATGGGCTCGCGCATGCATCGGGACCTGGCCCTGAACGCTCTGCTCATGGCGCTTTGGCGACGCAAACCCGCTCACGCCGTTGTCGTGCATTCGGATCAGGGCAGCCAGTTCTCCAGACACGACTGGCAGGACTTCCTGCGTCAGCACAACCTGATCGGGAGCATGAGCCGGCGCGGCAACTGCCACGACAACGCCGTCGCCGAGAGCTTCTTCCAGCTGCTCAAGCGCGAAAGGATCCGGCAGAAAATCTACGAGACCCGCGAAGCGGCGCGGCGCGATGTGTTCGACTACATCGAGCTGTTCTACAACCCGAAGCGTCGACACAGCCATGCCGATCACTTATCTCCGGTAGAGTTTGAACGGCGGTATTTCGACAAGCAGCAAAGTGTCTAG
- a CDS encoding IS110 family transposase has protein sequence MQITTIGIDLAKSVFQVHGVDGQGKTVLRKQLKREQVAKFMANLPPCLVGMEACGGAHHWARKLKGFGHTVKLMSPQFVKPYVKSNKNDAADAEAICEAVARPNMRFVPIKSVEQQAVLSLHRVRQGFVAARTAQANQIRGLMAEFGMVLPKGICTLRSQLQGLIEHAGDELPEVFRCLMQRLYAQLVELDRHVGELEAQIKQWHHGCELSQRLEKIPGIGPLTATALVASIADARSFNNGRQLAAWLGLVPRQHSSGGKQTLLGISKRGDVYLRTLLIHGARAAILAAKRHAKSNPWLNSLLNRRNPNIAAVALANKNARTVWALLAHDREFRVNYTTGLATA, from the coding sequence ATGCAGATTACGACAATCGGGATCGACCTGGCCAAGAGCGTGTTCCAGGTGCACGGTGTGGATGGGCAGGGCAAGACTGTTTTACGCAAACAGCTCAAGCGCGAGCAGGTCGCCAAGTTCATGGCCAACTTACCGCCCTGCCTGGTTGGGATGGAGGCGTGTGGTGGCGCACACCACTGGGCGCGCAAGCTCAAGGGCTTCGGGCACACCGTCAAGCTGATGTCACCGCAATTCGTCAAGCCGTACGTGAAGAGCAACAAGAACGATGCGGCGGATGCCGAGGCGATCTGCGAAGCGGTTGCACGGCCTAACATGCGATTCGTGCCAATCAAGAGCGTTGAGCAGCAGGCTGTGTTGTCGTTGCACCGAGTGCGACAGGGCTTCGTTGCCGCGCGTACCGCACAGGCAAACCAGATTCGCGGATTGATGGCCGAGTTCGGCATGGTGCTTCCGAAGGGAATATGCACCTTGCGCAGTCAGTTGCAGGGACTCATCGAGCATGCCGGCGACGAACTACCCGAGGTGTTCCGGTGCCTGATGCAGCGCCTCTATGCGCAGTTGGTGGAACTGGACCGGCACGTGGGCGAACTCGAGGCGCAGATCAAGCAGTGGCACCACGGCTGTGAGCTCAGCCAGCGCCTAGAGAAGATTCCGGGGATCGGGCCACTGACTGCCACGGCGCTGGTGGCATCGATCGCCGATGCACGCAGCTTCAACAATGGCCGTCAGCTCGCCGCGTGGTTGGGCCTCGTTCCGCGCCAACACTCCAGCGGCGGCAAACAAACACTGCTGGGCATCAGCAAACGCGGAGACGTCTATCTGCGGACTTTGCTCATCCACGGCGCTCGCGCAGCCATTCTGGCCGCCAAGCGTCATGCGAAGTCCAACCCCTGGTTGAACAGCCTGCTCAACCGACGAAATCCGAACATCGCCGCCGTTGCCTTGGCGAACAAGAACGCAAGAACGGTCTGGGCTTTGCTCGCCCATGATCGGGAATTCCGAGTCAATTACACGACCGGGCTGGCAACGGCATAG
- a CDS encoding class I SAM-dependent methyltransferase gives MSNYNSSDLVPLDGFQPRQLSELESIPKRIQYACGLNAIDGWLNVDLFDDALIWNFGHIGGVPKEVANNVYKINLLEPHPFPDNHFDYAYSEDFIEHIHQKDAIFFLTEVLRTLKPGGILRLATPGLHGVMAFHFNSPDLKSVVENQDAAYTRWGHVHFFSHESLRTMALFLGFRKYRKRSYGKSWCKALKNLETRAEQSTYKINIYAELTK, from the coding sequence ATGTCCAACTACAACTCTTCAGATCTTGTGCCCTTAGACGGGTTTCAACCGCGTCAGCTAAGCGAGTTGGAAAGCATCCCAAAGAGAATTCAATATGCGTGCGGCTTGAACGCGATTGATGGTTGGCTAAATGTTGATCTTTTCGACGATGCTCTAATTTGGAATTTTGGCCATATTGGCGGCGTACCGAAAGAAGTGGCCAACAATGTCTACAAAATAAACCTACTAGAACCTCATCCATTTCCGGACAATCACTTTGACTATGCGTACAGTGAGGATTTTATCGAGCACATCCATCAGAAAGATGCCATCTTCTTTCTGACCGAGGTGCTGCGAACTCTGAAGCCGGGTGGAATTCTCAGGCTTGCCACACCGGGCCTTCATGGAGTTATGGCTTTTCACTTCAATAGTCCAGACCTTAAATCCGTTGTTGAGAATCAAGATGCAGCCTACACGAGGTGGGGGCATGTGCACTTTTTCTCGCATGAGAGCTTGAGAACAATGGCACTTTTTCTCGGGTTCAGAAAATACCGAAAGCGATCATATGGAAAATCGTGGTGCAAAGCCCTAAAGAATCTTGAAACCAGAGCTGAGCAATCCACTTACAAAATCAACATCTATGCAGAGCTTACAAAGTAA
- a CDS encoding cell division protein ZapA — protein sequence MDNLDFSILGREYSVSVKPAERESLLAAVAMVDERLRELASRTNAASETLAVMTALNIAHEMVLQQRGNGLDLPAYKRRIQTMQKRIDGALAPQEKLF from the coding sequence ATGGACAACCTGGATTTTTCCATCCTCGGGCGCGAATACAGCGTGTCGGTCAAGCCGGCCGAGCGTGAGAGCTTGCTCGCCGCGGTTGCGATGGTGGACGAGCGTCTGCGTGAGCTTGCAAGCCGTACCAACGCAGCTTCTGAGACGCTGGCGGTGATGACAGCACTGAACATCGCTCACGAAATGGTGTTGCAGCAGCGCGGCAACGGTTTGGATCTGCCCGCCTACAAGCGTAGAATCCAGACCATGCAAAAGCGCATCGACGGCGCGCTGGCCCCTCAGGAAAAGCTGTTCTGA
- the zapB gene encoding cell division protein ZapB — protein sequence MDQELSALEKKVDALVVQLETLRAENLRLRERVSALEVDNRKLSGKIEAATERIESALAMIPEGTEL from the coding sequence ATGGACCAGGAACTCTCCGCCCTCGAAAAGAAGGTCGACGCACTTGTCGTGCAGCTCGAAACCCTGCGTGCCGAGAATCTCCGGCTGCGCGAGCGGGTGAGCGCGCTGGAAGTGGATAACCGAAAGCTCTCCGGCAAGATCGAGGCCGCCACCGAGCGTATCGAGTCAGCCTTGGCCATGATTCCCGAAGGTACGGAGCTGTAA
- a CDS encoding cobalamin-binding protein: MHPHSSARGRQYGPWRIAWLTLAGLCAHAIQAAPVAARDALGQELRLATPARRIVSLSPHATELLFAAGAGPQVVGVSQYSDWPAEARKRTQVGGYEALDLERVLALKPDLVVGWASGNNAAQIAQLRRMNLQVYLSEPKQFADIAADIRKLGQLAGTASQAEARAASLLGRIEALRTRYAKRQTVRVFYQIWSDPLMTLNGEHLVSQVLTLCGGRNVFDALGTLAPTVTEEAVLKAAPEAILSPSEPGVAAGALDRWKKWSALPAVAAGNLIAVDGNLLNRSGPRIVEGAEQVCVALDAARKRLHP; the protein is encoded by the coding sequence ATGCACCCACATTCAAGCGCCCGCGGGCGCCAATACGGTCCTTGGCGAATCGCGTGGCTCACGCTGGCCGGCCTGTGCGCCCACGCGATCCAGGCCGCCCCCGTCGCAGCGCGCGACGCCTTGGGCCAGGAGCTGCGCCTCGCCACGCCGGCCCGCCGGATCGTGAGCCTCTCCCCCCATGCGACGGAACTGCTTTTCGCCGCCGGCGCGGGCCCACAGGTCGTTGGCGTCAGCCAGTACAGCGACTGGCCGGCCGAAGCCCGCAAACGCACTCAGGTTGGAGGTTACGAGGCCCTGGACCTGGAGCGCGTGCTCGCGCTCAAGCCCGACCTTGTGGTGGGCTGGGCGAGCGGCAACAACGCAGCGCAGATCGCGCAGCTACGACGCATGAACCTGCAGGTCTACCTGTCCGAGCCCAAGCAGTTCGCGGATATCGCTGCGGACATCCGCAAGCTCGGCCAGTTGGCGGGGACCGCGTCGCAGGCCGAGGCGCGGGCAGCCTCGTTGCTCGGGCGTATCGAGGCGCTGCGCACCCGCTACGCGAAACGCCAGACGGTGCGGGTGTTCTACCAGATCTGGTCCGATCCGCTGATGACGCTCAATGGCGAACATCTGGTCAGCCAGGTGCTGACGCTCTGCGGTGGCCGCAACGTCTTCGACGCGCTTGGCACGCTGGCGCCCACAGTCACGGAGGAGGCCGTGCTCAAGGCCGCGCCGGAAGCGATCCTTTCGCCTTCGGAACCCGGTGTCGCCGCGGGCGCGCTGGATCGCTGGAAGAAGTGGTCGGCGCTGCCTGCCGTGGCGGCAGGCAATCTGATTGCAGTGGATGGCAACCTGCTCAATCGCTCCGGCCCGCGCATTGTCGAAGGCGCCGAGCAGGTCTGCGTCGCCCTCGATGCGGCGCGCAAGCGGCTCCATCCCTGA